The sequence GGATTAGAAGAAGAAAATCTCTGGGAGGCTGTTCGAGGGGCTTTATCACCAAAGATATTAATCTCTAATCTATCAGAAGCATTACGGACAACTTCTGAAGAGACAGAGTCTTTGTTATGCGAGTTAGGATTGAGTGATATTGTTGCCCAGTCTAAATTAGAAGATGTTAAAGATAGCATTTCATTTGAAGAAACCAAAGAAATTGTTCTTTGCGAAGATAGGGAACGATTAAATCCTTTTCCACATCTATTTTCAATAGAATCTGCACCGCCATTGAACAGTCCATTATTGATACCTAAAAATCTCTATTCAGTGGTAGTTGAACTCTTTCAAAGTAGTGCTGAAAAAACAATAAATGACCCTCTTGTAAAACTTTATCGGCAAGATGTTCTTAAATACTATAATGAGTATATGAGTCTTGACGCTCCAAAAGTTGAGCGTTATATTTTAGAGCATTTTAAATCAGGGTATCCACGCTATATCATTAATTCAGGGATTGGTGCAAATGAACAATTTAATCATCTGGTTTCATATATTAATAATAACAATCCCAACCGCAAAACTACCTGGCTAATTATAAACTCTCCCAGACAATTGAGTTTTCTTCCTCAGGATTCATCAGTTGAGAATACTTTATTTCTGGAATTTTCTCGCAGCGGCAAAACTGAAGAAACCATTAAAATTCATGAGTATACACCGAGAAATGCTTCTCGTATAGTGTTTGCGAATTCCGGTCCACTTCGTGAGATTGGACTACGAGATAATAATTTGGTGCTTTCACTTCCTGATGAAGTGTCTGGACGTTTTGGCCGAAATAAAACACCAATTTTACTTGCCCCAATGCATATCGCGGGAATGGATACGCTATCATATTGGAAGGAAATTGAAACTGCTATTCAATATTTTGATATTTCTAACCATTTTTCTCTACCAATGGTCCTGGCAAAATTTCTATACCTTCACCAATTGCTTAATAAAACTAACCATATTTACTTAGGGTGCAATGATGAATCTCTTTCTTTTTCGGCAGATGAATTTATTCAGTTCTGGAATGAAGGAGTCAACAAAAATGGTAATGATTTTCTTTGCTCACGCTATTTTGGATTACCACGCGATTCACATATGAATATCGAAGGGATTCTTGCTAACTATAAGACGAAAATAGGATTTTTTCTCCTTCGGACAAGTTTTTATAGTGAAAATCTTCCTCCAATGGTCTTGCGTAAAATTGACCCTATCAATCCTGCTCATGCTGGACTTCAATATGGAGATGAAGAGGTAATTCTTGCTCGGGCAAACTACACTCGTTTTGCTGAATTAATGCCAACCTTATTGATTAGTATCCCAGGTGGTCCAACACTTAGTCATTCGGCAATCCTTGGGCAATTATGGGCAGATACAACTTTCTGTTATTCTATTATGAAGCATATTGACCCGGGTTCCAATCCAGAGGTTAAATCTGTCCGTGACCGGTCAGCTAAACTTCTGGCTGAAAATTTGTAACCGTTCACCGCAGAGACGCAGAGGAACAGAGAAAAAAGGATTTAAATTAGATTGTGGATACCGGATAGATCTTTTAGTTGAAGAAAAAGTTATCGTAGAATTAAAAGCAGTCGAGCAACTACTTCCGATTCACGAAGCTCAACTTTTAACCTATCTAAAAATGATGAATAAAAGGATAGGTTTATTGATCAATTTTAATGTTTCTGTTCTAAGAGATGAAATTAAGCGTATAGCCAATAGATTTTAATTTTTTCTCTGTGTCTCCGCGTCTCTGCGGTGAATAGTTACACTTATTTTTCGAATTCATTAGCTAATCTTTTCGCCTTTAATAGGTCTTCTTTAGTATTAATATTAAAAAAGGCAATCTCCGGGATGGAGAATTTAAGGATTTCTTCTTCGAGGATATATTTTACCTTTAGTTCACTAAAAATAGACGAAATGGCAAGTTTTTCTTTTTCATTATCTATTTTTTGTCTGAGGACATCTAAACAGTTTTTAGAATAAATGGCATGAAGGGATTCAATGCCATTTTTTGTCTTAGGAATAATAATATCGGCATCGTCTGTCTGTTCTTTCATATATTTAATTAAATTAACACTAATAAAAGGCATATCGCTCGCAACCACAAAATTATAAAAATTCTTAGATACACAAAGTCCGGTGTAAAGCCCAACTAAAGGTCCTTTTTGAGGAATTATATCTTGAATAGTAATCACTGAAGGGTAGTTAGTGAACAATGGCGGGGGAAAATTAGTTTCATTGACGCAGATAATTTCTTCCAGACAAACTTCTTTTAATCTAGAAATAACTCGTTCAATAAGAGTCCTTTCACCTATTTTGAGTAAAGGTTTATTTTTATACCCTAATCGACTACCTTTGCCACCACATAAAATAATACCAGTCATTATTTCTTTCCTGTAACTATTTACCTAAATGAAGTCTAAGGTAATCGGTAATCAGGTAATCGGTAATCGGTAACAACCAATTAATCTTTTCCCTTTACCGATAACCTGATTACCGATAACTGATTACCTGAATTTCACTTTAGATGACTAAAATGTTACTATTTCTTTAACAACGATAAGAATTCCATTCGTGTAGATTGTTTCTGGCGGAAAATCCCAAGCATTGAGCTGGTAGT comes from bacterium and encodes:
- a CDS encoding molybdenum cofactor guanylyltransferase, translated to MTGIILCGGKGSRLGYKNKPLLKIGERTLIERVISRLKEVCLEEIICVNETNFPPPLFTNYPSVITIQDIIPQKGPLVGLYTGLCVSKNFYNFVVASDMPFISVNLIKYMKEQTDDADIIIPKTKNGIESLHAIYSKNCLDVLRQKIDNEKEKLAISSIFSELKVKYILEEEILKFSIPEIAFFNINTKEDLLKAKRLANEFEK